GGACGTGGTTTAATGATAATCATACCGGCTATAACGAACACATGTCAACAATAAATATGACGATATAAAATCCGGACCAGCTATTTTTGCGTATTTTACTTGCTGTAGCTCTTGACAGGATTATCGATGATAAATATAATTATTTTCTGTACGAAATATTAAGATGTGAAAATAATTGAGCAATGGAGGATATGGTAATGGAAACCGTAAGTAAAAAGGTCGAGGTAGCAAGACTTTTTTTTGAAGTGAATAAAACTATAAAGCACAGTATGCGCAGGAGGCTTGAAGATATTGGAATAACACTGCCGCAAAGTTTAGTTATTGGCGCATTGATAAAATTTGGTGAAATGAAGATTACTGAATTAAGCAGAAAGATTAATTTATCCAATAGCACTATATCCGGCATAATTGATAGACTGGAAAAACAACAGTTGGTTATAAGGACGAGAAGCGAAGAGGATAGAAGGATTGTCTATGTAAAAGTAACCCCGAAGTTTGGAGAAATCCACAATGGGTTTCATAAAATAATTGAAAAAAACTTTGAAGACTTGCTTAGCGCAGGAACACCTGAAGAAATTGCAAAAATAATAGAAGGATTGGATGTCCTAAAAAAGATTTTAAACGATAAGCATTAATAATTGCACAAACAATCTTAATTTCAATAAAGAGTTGGATAACTAACCTATTGGCATTGGAGGCGGCGTTTTAATGCTAAAATTATATAGGTATTTAAACCCATTTACTGCCATGGTTGTAGGTGTGTTGGTTTTTGTGTTTTTACAAACGCTGGGAGATCTTTATCTTCCAGCTTTGATGTCGGACATAATTAATGATGGAGTCATGCAGGGTGATACGGACAAGATTATGCAACTTGGCGGACTGATGCTTCTTGTCGCTGGAGGGGGAGCTATTTGCGCGATTTTTGCAAGCTTCTTGTCATCAAAAACTGCCGTGGGTTTGGGAACAATTCTGCGAAGCAAGGTATTCAGCCGGGTTGAGAGCTACTCGTTAAATGAATTTGATAAAATGGGCGCCGCTACTCTTATTACAAGGACCACGAACGATATCAACCAGATCCAGATGGTTACCGTGATGATCATGCGTATGATGATCAGTGCCCCGATGATGGCCATTGGTGGTATTATCATGGCCCTACGGCAAGATAAGACCCTTACTTTGGTGCTTGCAGTTGCCATACCTGTTCTTGCCTGTGTGATTGTTTTGATTTCATCGCGGATGATACCGCTGTTCAGGTTGGTTCAGGTAAAGATTGATAAAATCAATCTTGTTCTACGTGAAAAGCTTACCGGCATTCGTGTAATTCGTGCTTTTAATACCGTAGCGCGTGAAATGAGACGTTTTGATGAAGCCAATGCTGATCTTACAAACAACTATATCAAAGTAAATAGGATCATGGCTTTCATGATGCCTGCCATTATGCTGGTCATGAACCTCACCTCGCTGTCTGTCCTTTGGTTTGGAGGCATACGCATAAGTAACGGCAGTATGGATCTGGGCGCGCTTGCCGCGTTTACTCAATATGCCATGCAGATTATGTTTTCCATGGTTATGCTGGCCATGATGTTCATTATGGTTCCACGGGCTCAGGCTGCCGCAGTCAGAATTAATATAGTCCTTGAAACGGTGCCTGAAATAACAGATGCCGAAGAAACAAAAGATTCTTTTACCGCAAAAGGTTATGTGGAATTTAAGGATGTAACCTTCAGCTATCATGGCGCGGAAAAACCGGCTTTGCGAAACATTTCCTTTTTAGCGCGACCCGGTGAAGTGACCGCCATTATAGGAAGCACGG
This genomic interval from Pelotomaculum schinkii contains the following:
- a CDS encoding MarR family winged helix-turn-helix transcriptional regulator; this encodes METVSKKVEVARLFFEVNKTIKHSMRRRLEDIGITLPQSLVIGALIKFGEMKITELSRKINLSNSTISGIIDRLEKQQLVIRTRSEEDRRIVYVKVTPKFGEIHNGFHKIIEKNFEDLLSAGTPEEIAKIIEGLDVLKKILNDKH
- a CDS encoding ABC transporter ATP-binding protein, which produces MLKLYRYLNPFTAMVVGVLVFVFLQTLGDLYLPALMSDIINDGVMQGDTDKIMQLGGLMLLVAGGGAICAIFASFLSSKTAVGLGTILRSKVFSRVESYSLNEFDKMGAATLITRTTNDINQIQMVTVMIMRMMISAPMMAIGGIIMALRQDKTLTLVLAVAIPVLACVIVLISSRMIPLFRLVQVKIDKINLVLREKLTGIRVIRAFNTVAREMRRFDEANADLTNNYIKVNRIMAFMMPAIMLVMNLTSLSVLWFGGIRISNGSMDLGALAAFTQYAMQIMFSMVMLAMMFIMVPRAQAAAVRINIVLETVPEITDAEETKDSFTAKGYVEFKDVTFSYHGAEKPALRNISFLARPGEVTAIIGSTGSGKSTLINLIPRFYDVDSGRILIDGVDVREMSQEILRSKIGFVPQQAVLFSGSITDNIKFGNAKATDEEVKHAAEVAQAAEFISNMDGGFNHVIAQGGTNVSGGQKQRLAIARALVRKPEVYILDDSFSALDFKTDARLRAALKKETTEATVIIVAQRVGTVMDADRIIVLDEGRIAGMGTHSELLGTCGVYREIVSSQLSEEEIA